In 'Nostoc azollae' 0708, the following are encoded in one genomic region:
- a CDS encoding AIPR family protein: protein MTTKQENAPVNVEFTLGKWHSLKQPRRVLYGLVNAAELVSLYNQHNKLLFENNIRYYLGRQDVNLAIAETVKLQAPGLFYLNNGLTITCEKFSLRSGHSQELNRFISDYFL, encoded by the coding sequence TTGACAACCAAGCAAGAAAATGCACCTGTTAATGTTGAATTTACTTTAGGAAAGTGGCATTCTTTAAAGCAGCCACGCAGGGTTCTTTATGGATTAGTAAATGCTGCTGAGCTGGTATCTTTATATAACCAGCATAACAAATTATTATTTGAGAATAATATTCGTTATTATCTGGGTAGACAGGATGTTAACTTAGCAATTGCTGAAACTGTGAAACTTCAAGCGCCAGGACTTTTTTATCTCAATAATGGATTAACAATTACTTGTGAGAAATTTAGTCTACGATCTGGACATAGTCAGGAATTAAATCGATTTATTTCAGACTATTTTCTATAG